TGTGatgtttgaattatttttattttttaaaatgtatatcaGGATATTTGACATGTTCTTCCTGCCACAAGATACACGTGTACTCTTGCACTGTTGATGTTCTGTACATGAGTCTTTTCTGAACTCAAATCCTATTGAACTCGTTGGTCATAAAGTTCTCAGTTCTTTTGAGGTACAACACTCCTGGTTTTGTGACAGTATCCAATAGCACAGCCAAATCCATCAATTTTCTTCCCAATAGATGTTTTCTCATTCAGTGCCATTGTAAAATGGGTAGGTAATGTATCTCCTCATTCACTTTTTGTGGTTAAGTTGTTGTTTATGATCTACTCACTAGCACACATTTtttgataagaaaaaaaagttctcaCTTGAAATGAAGATTTGAGTCCATTTATTAATGCTTTGCTCACAGAGTGCTGGCTTAGCTACGGAAGAGCTGTGGGCAAAGAGGCCATAATGGGTTAATCTGACCCAACACCTTTACCTCCATCCTCTTCTTGTTCTGTATGGTTGCACAGCGAGGTCAGAAGCTGCTTTACATGTACAatatttgtgcatgtttttgtttgaacatATTCTATTTGTCAGTGGAAAGTATGAGACAAGCTCATCACAGATGTACATTAGATACTGTGGGTGTGATGTGTGCTCTGTGCCAAACGTCCTGCAGTCACACAAATTGTTTGACACTTTTAAATGACCGCAGTCTAAAACAAGGTGCTTCCACAGCTCTGATTTTGAAGCTCTTCCGGGAAATTATTGGTAATTCATGTCCTCTTTTCCTTTTAATATATCTTGTTCAGTTAGATTATCAATATCAGTCTGCACTGATCTGTCATGCAATATGCACCATTATTGTAACAATGGTCCTAAACGTCTTACAGACATGCACAAATAGACTGTACTGTACACATGCATGGCCTGCACATGTTTTGACACAATGGGCAAGGCACCACATTCACACCTTGTATGCACCTGTTCAATCTGACATCATTTGATCTGTTTTTCTTCGCAGAAATGAGTTCATTTAAGGATTTCTGAGAACTCCTTTGAAGTATGGTTActcttatgtttttttttttaaatttatttgaaGCCTAACTTAACAACACAAGCTAATAATTATGATAGATTCGTAGTCAAAAGAACCTTGTGTTGTTATATTTAAgtaaatgcaacagaaaaagcTCCTTTCACCTCAAACATTGTCTAACTGTGTCTGAACAGTAGCTAAACAGTGAGATTTCctaaagagagaagaaagaatCAAAGTCTGAATTGGGGCCCTGAGTAACTACTTTTCACGTGATCGATCATCATTTCAACATGATATTGAATGTGTACATTGAGGTTTTACTGGGTTGCACAGTTACACAACCTCCTAAAAGTGAGTGAGAAGTCACACTGCAAGACATATTCACCCATAACAGTAATATATTCTGACTACCTGATGttctttaattcattttaaatcatcaaatGACTGTGGGAGTTCATAGCCTGAACTGCAGACTCACTGCTCTTATCACTGGCTCATTTTTGTATGTGGGAGTcatttacaaacacacatttacaaacagagagcaggaaaatcaCTTGAATTTAACCTCTTTATGTACAGACTGAAGAAAACttttccctttttaaaaaaataattgcttCAATGTGTGTGCGCTGTGCTCCATCCATGTGTTGGCCCATGTCAAAACTGCCCTATGGCAGCTTCTCAGTACTTCGTACAGCTGAAATGTGCCTGGTTTTGGTAGTATTTTTaccatttactttttttttgccagagacaagttgaaaatgttcaaattcaaaaatgtttttgtgttctcTCTGAGAGTGAACTATTAAGATAGATATCAACttagtatctgtgtgtgttaaGAGCAGAGATGGAGTCAGAACATGGTTAGCTTGTTTAGCATAAAGGCTGGATGGTCAGGAACGGGAAACATCTTCTCTTGCTTGTTCAAAGTTCATAAACACAACAGTATATGGATCAACACAAACGATAAACAGGATTCAACATTGAACTTAAAAGATGTTTATAGGTGGATTTTATCTGATTGATTGATATCTATCTTCTTGTCACACTCTCTGaaggacaaaaactgaaaacctcAGAAATTTTGAACAGGTGAACTGAAATCAAAGTGATGGTTTAAATAACCCCATGCATAGTGCAGAACAGAGGCTTTTACACTGTCAAGGTTAATGTTGAGTCTACAGTATACTGTCAACATGCTTCAGTTAATATTTAAAGtaccaaaaaatacacaagaggTTTAACTGTCCAGAATCCAGTATTTCAGCTTTATGCAGTACCTGTTCCCTTTACCGCACAGCCCTTCTTTTTGCCTGAGGGTCCCCTGAAGACATTTCTATTCTCTGTAGATGGGAGTTTTAGATAAAGGTTTTTCCTGCACCCTTGGTCCAAAGCACACGGGACATAGGGGTCCATGTAAAATTCCAGAGGGTTTACCCACAGCCAAACAAGCTCTTACCACTGTGATCTCACTTGgactttgcttttcttttttatgttgtaCAAATGTATATTTGATGGTATACATGTGAAGGATGTATCGATTTGAATTATTTGTAATACTGTTAttggtttattttgtaaaaaaaaaacaacaagaaaataaaaagtaaataaagaaaGGACAGCACACACAAGTGTTTGGCAGCTATTGTcccaaataagacaaaatggtGAACATGCATTACACAcatcatttatttctttgtctttactTGATTTCATAGAGTTCTGCTGAAATATTAACTGATTAAACAAATGATCCCAAAGGAATACCATTGGAATAATCAATTCTACTCTATATGGTCTTTTTGGCAATGCAATTCTGAAAACTGTCAACACTAAGCACCTAAATACACTGACTGTGTGATGCAAGCTTTCGACACAAGAGGGTAGTagagaattaaaaaatatttttttaactctgAAGAAgtacttaaagctgctgtccggagtttgaatcgcagcgtctcccaaaacactggtggtcccaccctccctccctctgatttcgcccctttatttgtgcacgcgcgcagtacatgagagaagtgcccggagtgctgcagcatctcgcctgttttgctgttttcccctcttctacatttagtaaataataaaggaattacgttagaatgctgtattgagtctaacttgtcctaataccaaaataacatgaatctgctaggacgaacgagtaaagtttcaatatgtgattacactcgtgtatccctctcgatgacgttgtttatcaaacttaatgcatttacgcgtgtatatgtgttacattgtttatttatttctatctagagttcagaattgcatgactcctctgacgaagagtatgtcccagacgccccaacatcttcctccagaggtcgggcatctaaacgaagccgtcaggcgggctatggaggccgtggtcggggagcgacgcgagcaccccgaccacggcatctaaacgaaggcgtcagccgggctatggaggccgtggtcggggagcgacgcgagcaccccgagccaaaaaacgtcctgcagtctcttggcctgacaagccgtgggattggtaacttttctggaagttgctgagccctgatgctctctcctccacaagcaaaacaaatgtgcgcgcggttgcgtagtgcgtagctcgcccacctctgcatgggcttgcttgctgcgcgcgtaaccgttgattgacagcatgacaaagctgaagctcgaacttgattggtcggcagcaaccggcgctttttggaataacatgggggtctatgagaggaaggcggagctcaggaataaattttcatatcgcgttatactaactttatattatagtatcgaactagactaacacatttaagctttgttaaaaaatgatacataaattgaaaacaaacagaaactccggacagcagctttaaatgcaatagTAACAAATCACAATATATGTCATTCCAAGGCATGTAACACATGCCTTTTATTAGCCAGGAACCTGCAGCTGAAACAGATTCACAGTATCGCCTCCATCAGTTGGAGTGACAGAAGACATGAGGAGGGAGGAAAGAGACAACAGAAATAGCTGATTACGTTCAAATATATTTGAGCCTTGTTCAATGTCTAATAAAAAGAAAGACACCGACTACTGGTCATTATTGCAGTTGTAATATCAAACACTGAACAATAGGAAATGATAAATACTGGATAGGTTAGTAACCACAGACTTGAAACATAAAGCTCTGGAGCCAGAGATAACTGTAGAAAGGCTCATAGAGAGAACgagcagagagggaaaaaacaaGATTGTGGGAGAGATGCCTCATCAGTACctacagcaccctccataattattggcacctctggttaagatgtgttgaaaaccttaaaataaattaaatttttattccAGAAGcaaactctcacactgaaaattattgaaaaatgtaataaaggtgctgttttgttggctaAAGGGGGTTGCACAAACTATTAaaatcaggggtgctaataactgtggcacacatgatttgatgtaaaagaattatttcttaaggtgtgattttttttcccccactgaataaatgcacttgaatgaAAGGTtgaattttcctcttttttcattgtggtcctatattatttagaaaaaaaatgaatttattagaagctaaagaacacatcttaaccaggggtgccaataattgtGGAGGGTGCTGTATTTGGCTAGATAGatagtttctgtttttgaggTGTTTATTGCCTAATAcaatgacttttattttaaaagaagaaaattgcAAGTCAGCCAGGCTTTTATGTCTGAAGTATGACTAACGGATTTGTTTCATCATTGATAGCTGGGTTTCATTTACATATCAGTGGAAATGTATGCACTGTTTCTTTATAACATTGCCAAAAGGAAGCATGTCATGAGGTGAGAAATATCACATTGTGGGATCAGCACAAAGCTGAGTGGATGTTTTGCCTGTGCTCTTGTTCTGTGCATGCGGCAATTTTCATCAGATGCTGCaccttcctcctacagtccaaagacCTGCCTACAGTTGTCCTCAAAACTATTCATACCCCATGAAAAATAACATTCTTTATCAGATTCTGCATTTGTAATAGGTATTATATTTGTATTTCCTCAATATCTTTTTTCTCTTGTTGCTATGTGCAAATTCACATATGAGTGTCTAAACTTCACTGACATATAGGAATAGATATGGCCAAAAGTTAGTTCTCACTGATGTTCAGAATTATTCATATCTCTGGCAACATTtcggaaaaatatatttttttggtttaaattCCAAATAATTTACTAATTTTTGGCCTAAATTTATTTAAAGATGATCAGTGGAATAAgcttatgtttttttgtgactAGTGGCATCTTTTCCGAAGAGTATAAATAGGGGCAACATGTTCTGGTTATTCTCAATTTCTGACCAGTATGGCCAAGAAGAAGGAGCTCAGTGAGGATCTGCGACAACGTCTTGTATGTGCCCACAGTAAAGGAAAGGGTTACAAGGCCATTTCCAAGCATATGATGTCCCTGTGTCTACCGTCTAGAGCATAATCAACAAGCACATTGATGCTGGTGACACCTGAGAACAGCATGACAGGCACAAGAGAAATAAGAAATAGTGCTGCTGAGGTGATTAAGAatctttgatttaaaaaaaatcacaacaatgtGGCATTGCTGTAAAGCAAGGCTAGTAAATGACAGACATTGTCATTAGACTGACTTCAGTATATTGTAGGTCAGCTTGATGCAGTAAAACCATACAGTGCTGCCTTGTCTCTCCCCAAAGTGGCACCTAATGTAACCTACTTTTTTACATGATACAGATCAGAGTGGAAGtactttctgcatttatttctgttgtcaTCATTTTCACGAAGCAAAAACTGTATTATTTAAGACCCTAGGGATATTTATGTAATACTTCTTTTTTATGCTGAAATGATGTCACTGGTAAACAGAAGACTGGGGGATTTAGGATTAGTAGTCCACTGATTCGACGCTGACAACATGCACATTTAAACCAAATTATTGGGATTAACAAGATGAAATGCATTCATGGAAATGTTTACATATTTTGTATGAATTCATTCAATGTGTAACAGTTTGCCTGAAATGGTTTCCGAAGGGGACACTTTTGTACCAAAACTGTGGCAAAATAAGGGTGACACACATATCAGAAATGGATATAAGATTTAGATGCACAAGGTTTGTCATTTGCAGCCTTTctacaaaaaaacccccaacaaaacacaaattcagcaaattaaatgaaaactacattttaaaaattgaggactataaatatttggatattGATATTTGCCTACAAAATCCAAAGGTAGTTGTAATCTTGTACATATAGTACAAACTGAATTAAACCTAAAGTCTCAAACAAGTTAAACAGTCTGATAAAAAtcaacatttgcacatttcatcTTGGTAGTGTCATTCTACTGGATAGCGTCAGCTCGCACAGCTGTTTATGATCAGccctttgtgtttttatttaaaatatccaTGTGAAtcagtttgctgtcattttagGGTAAATGTTTTGGGATGATGCAGAGAAACCCATCTCTTTTCCTTCTGCATCCAGGGAGTGAAGCCATggtgacaaaaagaaaagcaggacTAAACACGGAGGCAGGGAGGATGGGGGGAAATGGCAGTGATTCCAGGAGACTACGTGGGACACTGTTGTTGGCTGTGCGTATGTCACAGCGTCACATATGAGTCACAGATGGAAATGGCATCCTCATCTTCATTTCAAGTCTGTCTGTGAGGAAGCAATAGCATTTAAATCAAACATCATTAAAACGATTCTAATCAGTGACAATGGCTCTGCTCCCCTCAACTGACTGATGACAGGGGCAACTGATTTACCTTAGTAGGTAACTAATGATGCATGGAGGGCTGATCCTTtgagcacacacagacacacaaacatgtctcATGGCTTACCCCACAAGCCCCGCCCCATTTGCTTCTGGTATGTTAGCTTCTGTTTACCTCTGTGTTAATCCTCTCCCCTTTCACATCCCCCTCCTACTGACTCTCTTACATGCTCTCTCTTTTactcctcccctctctcccctcAAAGCCAGCAGGCTGCTATTTGATCCAGACTGCTTGTTACATGATCTCCTGGAATACAATGTTCCCTCGCTACTCCAtggcttttctgtttgttctcgCTTTGCAGTGCAGGGGGCACGGAAGAATGCCAGCACCGCACTGAGGCTACAACAACAACTGACCTTTCCTTCCCCTTCCCCATCTGTGAGCTTAACCCATCTATCTGTTTGTTTCCCTATCTTCCCTGTTCATGCACTGTCAATACCCCCTCACCCCCTATCCCTGATTATTACTGCAGCCCCCTTGACAATGTTACCATGCATTAACTGGCTGCAGCCTTTCCTTGCCTTGATCTCCTCCACCTTGCTCACTCGAGGCCACAATTGTCCATCCAGCTGTTTGTGTCCAGACCACCACACTGTGGACTGCACCAGCCAAGGTCTAACTAAAGTTCCAGACTCCATCCCTCTGGATGTTCGGCGTCTCTTGCTCTCCAACAACTGGATTCACTGGATCCCCTCTGACTTTCTAGTCCTTTACAGTGATCTGGTCTACCTGGACCTGAGGAATAATTCCCTGTCCAAGCTGGAGCCAGGGACTCTAAACACGGCCTCAAGATTGGTGTTTTTGGACTTGGGGAGCAATAACCTGACAGAAATCTCTTCTGAGACATTTGGAGAATCAAGGAGTCTGATCAAACTACGACTGGGAAACAACCCTTACCTAAGCATGGTAGGCAGGGATGCTTTTACAGGGTTGACTTCTTTGAGGGAGTTGGAGCTGGAGTGGAATGGTCTCACAGTGCTGGATGTAAGGGTCCTGGAACCCCTGCCCTCCCTCCGGATGCTACGTCTGGAGGGCAATCCCTGGCTGTGCAACTGCCACTTTGCCAAACTGTTCATATGGCTGAAAGAGAACCAGCACAAGCTGCCAACAGGTAAGATATTAGCTGCTTGAAGaagtggtttatttttttgttcgaCTTGAAAAGTGTGAGGTGTCCACAGTCATTGTATTGCCTATTATTAGAACATCCACAGTTTGGAGAACAGACAGGAAGAACAGTGGAAGGGGTTGATATTCAGACCACCAGACACTACTGACAACAGTAATTTTACCACGTAGAAAACAGAGTTGCCATGGTACCACTTACTTCATCACTTAGTTTGGGTGTGCTTTTGTATTACACTAAAATCACATAATAATAAATTGGCGATCCTGGGTTTTGCAATGTAACATTAGGGTTTTTGTCAATGAATCTGGTCACTCTGAAGAGAGGATATACCTGCTTTAGTTCCTCAGCAGAAAGGCATGAAAATATTCTAAGTACAGTCTAAGAACATACTTTAACCCacattgttcttttttatgtAGGCCTTTAAAAAGTGGCGAAAAGTTGTTTTTCTCCAGACCCAATCTACAGCAGTTCACTACTTTGCTTCCATGCTGGTCCTCATGTTTATATCTCCAAACTGGGGGCATATCAGCTGTCATATAATATAGGTAATTTATTGACTATGTACAAGTACCTCATACAGCTCATACATTTGGTTCAAAGAAACCAAATGCTTACTTGTAGCCCTAGTTCCTTAACAGAAGGAAATCCATTCATTTCTATGTGACACTTTCAGTGATTCAGCtgatcagctgcagttaaagcAATGGAGATCCAATGAATTAACAGAGACAAACCAAGAAACAGGTAGATTTTGTTAACTAAGTGCTACACTTGACATGTTTGGTACCAGTATCTTCAAGATTGGTAGCTCTGTAGAACCAGATGACACAATGGATGACACAAAGCGACAGCTACTCAAACATAATACTAAAGGCACTTCATAAAGATAGTAGTGCAGTTTGCAAAAGCagagtgaaacaaaatgacctcagcaattatgtttttcaaaaatcatACATGAATTTCAGATTCATATACATATTTTGCCTATTACATACAAAT
The window above is part of the Acanthochromis polyacanthus isolate Apoly-LR-REF ecotype Palm Island chromosome 6, KAUST_Apoly_ChrSc, whole genome shotgun sequence genome. Proteins encoded here:
- the LOC110968559 gene encoding leucine-rich repeat-containing protein 55-like isoform X2 produces the protein MLASVYLCVNPLPFHIPLLLTLLHALSFTPPLSPLKASRLLFDPDCLLHDLLEYNVPSLLHGFSVCSRFAVQGARKNASTALRLQQQLTFPSPSPSVSLTHLSVCFPIFPVHALSIPPHPLSLIITAAPLTMLPCINWLQPFLALISSTLLTRGHNCPSSCLCPDHHTVDCTSQGLTKVPDSIPLDVRRLLLSNNWIHWIPSDFLVLYSDLVYLDLRNNSLSKLEPGTLNTASRLVFLDLGSNNLTEISSETFGESRSLIKLRLGNNPYLSMVGRDAFTGLTSLRELELEWNGLTVLDVRVLEPLPSLRMLRLEGNPWLCNCHFAKLFIWLKENQHKLPTAWQRHDLLYSVSDSAPNHHHSSLLKLTSLCLSQPTQSMKTTCISQSEAE
- the LOC110968559 gene encoding leucine-rich repeat-containing protein 38-like isoform X1 — its product is MLASVYLCVNPLPFHIPLLLTLLHALSFTPPLSPLKASRLLFDPDCLLHDLLEYNVPSLLHGFSVCSRFAVQGARKNASTALRLQQQLTFPSPSPSVSLTHLSVCFPIFPVHALSIPPHPLSLIITAAPLTMLPCINWLQPFLALISSTLLTRGHNCPSSCLCPDHHTVDCTSQGLTKVPDSIPLDVRRLLLSNNWIHWIPSDFLVLYSDLVYLDLRNNSLSKLEPGTLNTASRLVFLDLGSNNLTEISSETFGESRSLIKLRLGNNPYLSMVGRDAFTGLTSLRELELEWNGLTVLDVRVLEPLPSLRMLRLEGNPWLCNCHFAKLFIWLKENQHKLPTGMEGIECSLPLDGRRVPLSLLSEDSFRECHGALTLTDYLIVIFSGISVSVAAIMASFFLASTVHCFQRLSKGSKGDEEEGND